The following coding sequences are from one Coffea arabica cultivar ET-39 chromosome 11e, Coffea Arabica ET-39 HiFi, whole genome shotgun sequence window:
- the LOC113719051 gene encoding ATP-dependent DNA helicase Q-like 5 isoform X4: MDSDSDGSHISATPPRDSPPPSPPPASARPALLLSSAKSRTKFKAAAISKSTSRPILKPKPSSKCSKSAINPDPKPPLEGNPTKISLPPPDLSSLPFHHIHRSGSINGSSSFSSNCNHSVPTLLPVGRLISKFASFSKTRKENLKFEPLESNPTEPLLTTPKPKAELGDDNVVRQETGNEGFNASKVVKKHPNCIESGVSSASNASISSATRVKFKSEGNFVKLNINGYGRKKFKFKGKHRNLGSSSLGRQRFSRRRKRKFGVENKGEGEVGGLCDEDDHVLEIKRVQKISSFDIGTIEEAVMRVRDEASDENLLRLLKLSHGYDSFRNGQLEAIKMVLSKKSTMLILPTGSGKSLCYQVPALVLPGVTLVVSPLVALMIDQLKHLPPTIPGALLCSSQTPEEASEALKLLKNQTIKVLFVSPERLLNVEFTSIFSGISLISLVVIDEAHCISEWSHNFRPSYMRLRGSMLRAKLHADCVLAMTATATSKTLHNVMHALEIPATNLIQAVKMRENLQLSLSQTGNRMKDLMTLLKSSPYVEIKSIIIYCKFQSEADLISRYLCDNNISAKSYHSSIPAEDRRRIQEIFCLNKIRVVVATVAFGMGLDKRDIGAVIHYSLPESLEEYVQEIGRAGRDGRLSYCHLFFDEATYFKMRSLMYSDGVDEYAVKKFLCQIFSNTNSSGKICSIIKESASRKFDIKEEVMLTILTQLELDDLQYLNLLPQIKVTCTLNFHQTSPSLLANKDIVIAAILKKSELKDGQYVFDIPSTANSIRWQATDLSNHLKSLKLKGEITYELKDQAFCYRIVDVPNDVCSLAANITKWLSDVEIYKVRKLDAMFNAAVFAVKQCNKVDGCNDHQHTPCLQRKIFEYFNSNDDDIPNIMAESSNMSVLYVALLSVLKQIFSNMQPLSESRHKGVFAESFTGKIYPQSCC; the protein is encoded by the exons ATGGACTCCGATTCCGATGGCTCTCACATTTCCGCAACGCCACCACGTGATTCACCACCGCCCTCTCCGCCTCCAGCATCAGCAAGACCCGCTCTTCTTCTTTCCTCCGCCAAATCAAGAACTAAATTTAAAGCCGCCGCCATTTCCAAGTCCACTTCACGCCCCATCCTGAAACCAAAACCCTCTAGCAAATGCTCTAAGTCAGCTATAAATCCTGATCCGAAACCACCCCTTGAAGGAAACCCAACTAAAATTTCACTTCCCCCACCTGACCTCTCCAGTTTACCCTTCCATCATATCCACCGCTCTGGCTCAATTAATGGAAGCTCCTCATTTTCCTCCAATTGCAACCATTCAGTCCCAACCCTTTTGCCTGTTGGGCGTCTGATATCCAAGTTTGCATCTTTCTCGAAAACCCGGaaagaaaatctgaaatttgagcCCCTTGAATCTAATCCCACTGAACCTTTACTAACAACCCCAAAGCCGAAGGCAGAGTTAGGGGATGACAATGTGGTCCGACAAGAAACTGGAAATGAAGGATTTAATGCGTCCAAAGTGGTGAAGAAACATCCTAATTGCATTGAAAGTGGCGTGTCTTCTGCTTCTAACGCTTCTATATCGTCAGCGACAAGGGTTAAATTTAAAAGTGAAGGTAACTTTGTGAAACTGAATATTAATGGTTATGGAAGGaaaaagttcaaattcaaggGGAAGCACAGGAATCTTGGAAGTTCATCACTTGGGCGTCAAAGATTTTCCAGAAGACGTAAGAGGAAATTTGGAGTTGAAAATAAAGGAGAAGGAGAAGTGGGCGGATTATGTGATGAAGATGATCATGTTTTGGAGATTAAACGCGTGCAGAAAATATCTAGTTTTGATATCGGTACAATTGAAGAGGCTGTGATGAGGGTACGAGATGAGGCATCAGATGAGAATTTACTAAGGTTATTGAAATTAAGTCATGGCTATGATTCATTCAGGAATGGGCAATTGGAGGCTATTAAGATGGTGCTTTCTAAGAAATCAACCATGTTAATTTTACCAACTGGCTCTGGGAAGTCTTTGTGTTATCAGGTGCCAGCGTTAGTTTTGCCAGGAGTTACCCTTGTCGTTAGTCCATTAGTCGCTTTGATGATTGATCAGCTCAAACACCTACCTCCTACTATTCCTGGTGCTCTCCTGTGTAGCAGTCAG acACCAGAAGAGGCTTCCGAGGCACTTAAGTTATTAAAGAACCAAACAATAAAG GTACTCTTTGTTTCACCAGAGAGGCTTTTAAATGTCGAATTCACATCCATATTTTCTGGCATTTCTTTAATATCACTTGTtgtgattgatgaagcccactGTATATCGGAATG GTCACACAATTTCCGGCCTTCCTACATGAGGCTAAGGGGATCAATGTTGCGTGCTAAGCTTCATGCTGATTGCGTTCTTGCAATGACTGCAACTGCAACATCTAAAACGTTGCATAATGTGATGCATGCTTTAGAAATTCCTGCAACAAATCTAATCCAGGCTGTCAAAATGAGGGAAAATCTGCAATTATCTCTGTCACAGACTGGAAATAG AATGAAAGATCTAATGACATTACTCAAATCTTCTCCCTATGTGGAGATAAAAAGCATAATTATTTACTGCAAATTTCAG TCTGAAGCTGACCTGATAAGCAGATATCTATGTGACAACAATATCTCAGCTAAG AGTTATCATAGCTCTATCCCTGCAGAAGATCGACGTCGTATACAGGAAATATTTTGTTTGAACAAGATAAGGGTG GTTGTTGCAACTGTGGCTTTTGGCATGGGACTTGATAAAAGGGATATTGGAGCT GTAATACATTACAGCTTACCAGAAAGCTTGGAAGAATACGTTCAG GAGATAGGCCGTGCTGGACGTGATGGAAGATTGTCGTATTGCCATCTTTTTTTTGATGAGGCTACCTACTTCAAGATGCGTAGTCTTATGTACAG TGATGGTGTAGATGAGTATGCTGTGAAGAAGTTCCTTTGTCAAATTTTCAGTAATACAAATTCATCAGGCAAAATTTGTTCAATAATCAAGGAATCTGCATCTCGGAAATTTGATATCAAAGAAGAG GTGATGCTTACAATTTTAACTCAGTTGGAATTGGATGACCTGCAATACCTGAACTTGCTTCCACAGATCAAGGTTACTTGCACTTTAAATTTCCATCAG ACTTCCCCATCTTTGCTCGCAAATAAAGATATTGTAATTGCAGCAATTTTAAAGAA GTCTGAACTGAAAGACGGGCAGTATGTGTTTGACATACCAAGTACAGCAAATAGCATCAGATGGCAGGCTACTGACTTGTCGAACCATTTGAAGAGTCTAAAG TTGAAGGGAGAGATTACATATGAATTGAAGGATCAGGCATTTTGCTATAGAATTGTGGATGTGCCGAATGATGTTTGTTCTTTGGCAGCAAATATTACAAAGTGGTTATCAGATGTTGAGATCTATAAG GTTCGGAAATTAGATGCAATGTTCAATGCTGCGGTCTTTGCAGTAAAACAGTGTAATAAAGTGGATGGATGTAATGACCATCAACATACCCCTTGCTTACAAAGGAAGATTTTCGAGTACTTCAACAGCAATGATGATGATATCCCCAATATCATGGCTGAAAGCAG taaCATGTCTGTGCTCTACGTAGCATTACTAAGTGTACTgaaacaaattttttcaaatatgcAGCCGCTTTCTGAGAGCCGACATAAAG GTGTTTTTGCAGAGTCATTCACAGGCAAAATTTACCCCCAGAGCTGTTGCTAG